DNA from Mucilaginibacter mallensis:
CGGTGATTGTGGCTGGCAACGCGCTGATAGCCACGGTGTCCTGATGCATGCCATTACGGTTACCAAACGGGCCGCCGGGGTGCCATGGCTGACCTGACTTCATATCCTTCATGTCCATTTGCTCCAATACTGCAATAAAAGTTCCGCTGGAATCAAATTTAAGCGCAACGGGCTTGCCATTGTATTTTATGACCACTACATAACCGTCAACACTGCCTGATTGGGTTAACGTTTTAAAGGCCCTTAAAAACGTATAGCCCGAATAATTAGCAGTTAAATAAGTACCGACAGCGGTTGGCAAACTGCTGAATGCGATGGAATCAGGCTTGCCACCCTTTGGATAACACTTAATCGCATAAAGTGTATCACTGCTGCCGGTTGAATCAGTTACGGCAAGTGATATGCCTTGCACACTGCTTAATGCCGTTGATGTAATTGTTGTTGATGTTGTTGAAGAGCTGCTTTTTGTTGATTTAGCAGCATCTTTTGAACATGAAGAAAACAATAGCAGCATGCCTGCTGCTATTAAAAATGCGTAATTCTTTTTCATTTTAATAGAGATTTTATAGGGGTTTAAAATTTGTATTAAAAATAAAGGGCCGCCAATTCAAAGCTCGAAATGAATCGATTAACGCGTGCTTTAAATCGATGAATAAAGTGTTGGTGAAATTACATAACGAAAGGATGATGCTACCTCATTAATTGAAGAGCACAAAGTTGCAATTCACAGCTTACGTAAACTGTAAGCTGTGTATCTGGCTACTATAAGGTTAGCGCCTTGGCTGATAGTAATAGATTATTAAATAGAGATCCCGATCTTTTTACCTGTTTTTGCAGCAAGATATATCGCGTCGATCACCTTCAAGTCCCTGATTGCTTCCTGCCCGTCAATCGGTACAACAGGCTGCATTCCATCAAACAGGATGGCTGCCATCTCGTCCATCTGCACTGTTTGGTGGTTGGTTACCGGCTGCGTCAATTCGCCAGCATTCGTATGCCCGATTATCGGCCCATAACCTGTTGATGGCTGCATCTCCGCATAACCCTTTTCGCCGTTCAGGAAAAACTTGTCCAGGTAGTTCATATGGTAAGTAGACAAACAAGATGCTACTGCGCCACTCGGAAAGCCAAATTGAAATTGTATGGTTTCATCTATGCCCTCCCTAAATTTAACCGGGTCGGTCTTAGTTTCCTGGGCCGTAACCCAAACAGGTTCTTCGCCTACCATGTAACGGGCGCCATTCACGGCGTAAATACCTATATCCATCATTGATCCGCCTCCCGACAGTTGCTTATTCAAACGCCATTGTGTAGGGTCGCCAATAGTAAACCCGCATAGCCCCTGAAAGAAAGTGATCTTTCCAAAGTCGCCCGCTTTTCTTTTACGGATCACCTCCAATGTTTTGGGTTCAAAATGCATCCGGTAACCTACCAGTAATTGCACATTCGCCGCTTTACAGGCATCTGCCATCTCCTGCCCTTTTTTAGCATTTATAGCCATTGGCTTTTCGCAGATCACATGTTTGCCTGCTTTGGCTACACGTATCACCTGGTCATGATGCAGGGCATTAGGTGTTATTATGTACACCGCGTCGATATCGGGGTTGTCCTTAATAGCATCAAAATTCTCATAATTGTAGCAGTTCTTTTCTGGTATACCATACCTGCTCTGCCAGTCGGTGATCTTGGAGGGTGTACCGCTGATCACACCAACCAATTTAGCTCGTGTACATGAAAGCATGGCTTCAGCTACCCTTGTACCGTAACTTCCCAGGCCCATAATGGCTACCCGCAGTACGCGGCCCTCATTAACTGCTTTAGCTGCCACAGGCCTGTCAGCCCATGATAAAACCGGAGCCAGTTGCAGTGCTAAACTGGCCAGGCCTGCTTTTTTCAAAAAATCTCTCCTGGTATTCATAAGTAGTACTATAATTAGTTTAACCTAAAGAACTTTCAAGTTAGCGGATTCCTTTCAAAGGAAACGTATCAAAAGATGGTATTTTTTTATCGAAATTGAGCATAAAAACAATGCACTTACTGTTGTAGAAGTAATGTAGAGGCCAAAACCGCCTGCATTTTTGTCCGATCCAAGAAAATGTCAGCCAAAAACACTTCTTTTACTTTATAAGTCAATCAGTTCCGCATGAAACATCTTTATCCTTTTTTGGCCCTTGCTTTGTTATCCGGGTTTTATGTTGAACGTAAGCCATTGGAAGCTGAATTTAAAGATTCGGCAGCCTACCGCTGGCTAAATAAAAAGGTGTATGATAAGCGGCCGCTGGATGATATGGAGCACCTCGACAACTGGCGATCATTCACTTCATCAGGTGTACAGGTTGTTGATGCCCGAAAGGTGATCACCACCCCCGATTCCAGCAGCTCTGTAGCCACCATTGAATTGTCTAAACAATTTGTTCATGAGGGCAGTCAATCGCTATTAATGACAACTCCTACCCGGCTTAATGGCCCTGCGCCGCTGAATGGCCGTGGCTGGGGAAGATCGGGCATCAGGCGCATATTCAATGGCGAGGACTGGACAAAATATAACCGCATCTCCATCTGGATCTATCCCGACCTGCCCGGTTTTTATACCACAGCACTGGATGCACAGCTTTATAACGATGGCAAGGAAAAGTTGCCTGCTATATTCGGACAGGAAGGGCAAACCTCGTGGGTGTTAAAAAACCACCAGTGGAACCATGTGGTTTGGGAGATCAGCAACGTTGCCCGGGATAAAGTAACCAGCTTTGAAATATCCTACGGTTTATCCGGCAGCTATCCCGGCGAAGCCGATAAGATCCGTTTTTATTTTGATCAGTTGGACCTGGAAAAGGTTGACCCAGACAAGATAGAAGGCTGGGATGTATGGAAAGGCCGCATTTCTTACCCACATACCGGCTACCAAACCGGGGCTCAAAAAAGTGCTATTATCAGTAATATCGATGCAAAAATATTCCGGCTGATCGATCAGGATAGCCATAAAGTAGTATTGAGTAAACCTGTGGCTAATGTCAGCTCCGCTATCGGAAAATTCCAGGTGATGGATTTTTCGGAGATAAGAAAGCCAGGCAATTATGTATTGGTAGCCGGGGATGTGGTGACCAAGCCTTTCCGCATCGGCGATGATGTTTACGAACGTACCGTATGGAAAGCCCTCAATTTCTTTTATGCTGAACGCTGCGGCATAGCTATACCCGGCATACATGGCAACGAACATAATGACTGGGTTTGTACCCACGGAAACAGGAAAATAGTGACCAACGGCGGCTGGCACGATGCAGGCGATCTTTCTCAAAGCTTTGAAGGCACGGAGGAGATCACCGCTGCTTTATTCAGCATGGCTGAAAAACTGCACCAGCGAGATAACAACCCCGAATTGTATGACCGTGTGCTTGAAGAAGCTAAATGGGGCCTCGACTGGATATTGAAGAATAATTTTGGTGATGGCTACCGCAATACAGGCTCGCTAAACAGCCGCAGGACCAATAATATAATCGGTGATGATGATGATCCAATAGCTACCGCGCAAAACAGCCCTATGGCCAATTTTGAAGCGTCAGGCGTTGAAGCCCAGGCCTACCGTGTATTAAAAGACAGCGACCCTGACTTAGCGGCCTATGCCTTAAAAACCGCTGAAAGCGATTGGCAGTTTGCCCTAGCGGGGATGCCGTTTGTTAAGCCATCAAAAGATATATGGCGTGGTACATTCGACTCAAATAATGTGGAGGATGAATTACCATCTCAGGCTATCCTTGCATCGGTAAACTTGTGGAAAGCGACTGGCGATCAGCAATATGAAAAACTGGCAACTTCGTTAGCGCCTGTGATCATGAATGCCCAGCAACAGCAGCGCACAGATTGGGACACACCATTAACCGGCTTCTTTTATACCACTACCACTAAGGAACGCATACTGCATTATTGCCATCGGGGCCGCGAACAGGCACCAGCCATGGCGCTAACCGCGCTTTGCAATGCTTTCCCCAATCACCATGACTGGATAAAATGGTATGCATCGGTAACACTTTATGCCGAATATCTTAAAACCATTGCAAAATATTCCGCGCCATATGATATGATGCCTGCATCAATTTATACCGACACTGAATACCGCCATGTGCCCGAAAGCCGGCAACCCTCATTCCGCCAGCAGGTATTGCAGGGGATATCTTTAGGCAAGGACCATTACCTGCGGATCTTTCCGGTATGGATGGACTACCGGGGCAACTTTGGCACCATTTTGCCGCAGGCCCAGGCCTTGGCCAGCGCTGGGCAGCTGCGTGGTGATTTAGCCGCTGAGGGACTGGCGACCCACCAACTGGAGTGGATCATCGGGCGAAATCCCTTTGCGGAAAGCACCATGTATGGCGAGGGTTATGATTTTGTACCACTTTACTCCCCGTCATCCGGAGACATGGTGGGCGGTTTACCTGTGGGGATACAAACCCGTGGTGATGCCGACGCCCCTTACTGGCCGGTACAGGCCATGTGGACCTATAAGGAGATCTGGGGGCATCCGGTAACCAACTGGATCTGGCTGCTATCGGCCATCGAGGGGCCTGCTATGGTTCAGGGCCTGGCGGATGCACCGATAATTTTTGAGGAATTGCATACGCACCAACGTATCACTGTAAGTGCAACATCAGGTCATTTTAAAACGACTATCCCCGAAGGTGAATACAAAGTCACCAGCGGCGGTCGTACCCAAACACAAACTTTTTTACCGGGTTCATCCTATGAACTGGAATGCAGGCCGGTCGAAATGTTAAACTATACTGTATCAAAACAAACTGATGCGAACGGCGTGGTAACGATCAGGTTAACAGCACAGGGTAATGGCAGCCATCATTTCAGTTTCCGCACCGATAATTTAACGCTGGATGATGCTTCGAAGGAAATTAACCTGCAACCCGGAAAAACTGCTCAACTCATATGGCATGGGCATATCGGGGAAATGAACAAACCATGGGTAGCGGTAGCTATCCCCGATAATAAGCTTGCCGAACGCAAAGAACTCAAGGGCACAGCCTGGGATAAGGATTAACGATACGCTATGAACAAAAAGGACAGGGCATAA
Protein-coding regions in this window:
- a CDS encoding glycoside hydrolase family 9 protein, which codes for MKHLYPFLALALLSGFYVERKPLEAEFKDSAAYRWLNKKVYDKRPLDDMEHLDNWRSFTSSGVQVVDARKVITTPDSSSSVATIELSKQFVHEGSQSLLMTTPTRLNGPAPLNGRGWGRSGIRRIFNGEDWTKYNRISIWIYPDLPGFYTTALDAQLYNDGKEKLPAIFGQEGQTSWVLKNHQWNHVVWEISNVARDKVTSFEISYGLSGSYPGEADKIRFYFDQLDLEKVDPDKIEGWDVWKGRISYPHTGYQTGAQKSAIISNIDAKIFRLIDQDSHKVVLSKPVANVSSAIGKFQVMDFSEIRKPGNYVLVAGDVVTKPFRIGDDVYERTVWKALNFFYAERCGIAIPGIHGNEHNDWVCTHGNRKIVTNGGWHDAGDLSQSFEGTEEITAALFSMAEKLHQRDNNPELYDRVLEEAKWGLDWILKNNFGDGYRNTGSLNSRRTNNIIGDDDDPIATAQNSPMANFEASGVEAQAYRVLKDSDPDLAAYALKTAESDWQFALAGMPFVKPSKDIWRGTFDSNNVEDELPSQAILASVNLWKATGDQQYEKLATSLAPVIMNAQQQQRTDWDTPLTGFFYTTTTKERILHYCHRGREQAPAMALTALCNAFPNHHDWIKWYASVTLYAEYLKTIAKYSAPYDMMPASIYTDTEYRHVPESRQPSFRQQVLQGISLGKDHYLRIFPVWMDYRGNFGTILPQAQALASAGQLRGDLAAEGLATHQLEWIIGRNPFAESTMYGEGYDFVPLYSPSSGDMVGGLPVGIQTRGDADAPYWPVQAMWTYKEIWGHPVTNWIWLLSAIEGPAMVQGLADAPIIFEELHTHQRITVSATSGHFKTTIPEGEYKVTSGGRTQTQTFLPGSSYELECRPVEMLNYTVSKQTDANGVVTIRLTAQGNGSHHFSFRTDNLTLDDASKEINLQPGKTAQLIWHGHIGEMNKPWVAVAIPDNKLAERKELKGTAWDKD
- a CDS encoding Gfo/Idh/MocA family protein; the encoded protein is MNTRRDFLKKAGLASLALQLAPVLSWADRPVAAKAVNEGRVLRVAIMGLGSYGTRVAEAMLSCTRAKLVGVISGTPSKITDWQSRYGIPEKNCYNYENFDAIKDNPDIDAVYIITPNALHHDQVIRVAKAGKHVICEKPMAINAKKGQEMADACKAANVQLLVGYRMHFEPKTLEVIRKRKAGDFGKITFFQGLCGFTIGDPTQWRLNKQLSGGGSMMDIGIYAVNGARYMVGEEPVWVTAQETKTDPVKFREGIDETIQFQFGFPSGAVASCLSTYHMNYLDKFFLNGEKGYAEMQPSTGYGPIIGHTNAGELTQPVTNHQTVQMDEMAAILFDGMQPVVPIDGQEAIRDLKVIDAIYLAAKTGKKIGISI
- a CDS encoding PepSY-like domain-containing protein, with translation MKKNYAFLIAAGMLLLFSSCSKDAAKSTKSSSSTTSTTITSTALSSVQGISLAVTDSTGSSDTLYAIKCYPKGGKPDSIAFSSLPTAVGTYLTANYSGYTFLRAFKTLTQSGSVDGYVVVIKYNGKPVALKFDSSGTFIAVLEQMDMKDMKSGQPWHPGGPFGNRNGMHQDTVAISALPATITAYFKANYPADTLLHAVINPDSSYTIISKDNSLFVTNFSAKLKFVNRIEVLPFEPQKPIKEADLLTSITTYLTTTYPGYVFDNAFEILKGSTVEDYVVFIDANNTRYAIAFNSSGTFIKSVTLK